A genomic window from Desertifilum tharense IPPAS B-1220 includes:
- a CDS encoding histidine triad nucleotide-binding protein → MTTQETIFSKIIRREIPAEIVYEDNLALAFKDVNPQAPVHILVIPKEPIAKLSDAESQNHALMGHLLLTVKRVAEQVGLNNGYRVVINCGEEGGQTVNHLHLHILGGRAMQWPPG, encoded by the coding sequence ATGACTACACAAGAAACTATCTTTAGCAAAATTATCCGGCGGGAAATTCCAGCAGAGATTGTTTATGAAGACAATCTAGCCTTAGCCTTTAAGGATGTTAACCCCCAGGCCCCAGTTCATATTCTGGTGATTCCTAAAGAACCCATTGCTAAACTCTCTGATGCAGAGTCGCAAAATCATGCCTTAATGGGTCACTTATTGCTGACGGTTAAGCGCGTCGCCGAACAAGTTGGGTTAAATAATGGCTATCGCGTTGTGATTAATTGCGGTGAAGAGGGCGGTCAAACGGTTAATCATCTTCACCTGCATATTCTAGGCGGTCGTGCTATGCAGTGGCCGCCCGGTTAA
- a CDS encoding XDD3 family exosortase-dependent surface protein has protein sequence MKLLSAKVLIATTAIAVCGIVTSGQSAIAGTLYQGWNYAQDSFKDGTGGNGAFEIYGIAVHQQGDQITVGINANTGAGGWYDRVSSRLLDGHIGWGDLIFDFSGVQYGLRFATKSNSGVSELGLYTGITTKDLTVENDGWESLQAHNNGSGKHNSLGDFKSSEMSYYTDKRNAPVVMASGTKVANDNFQALGKAELGALGLDFSGAFGVANNILGSQTFGFTFTRTADMLGDFVASLFFECINDGIAIKGNLAENPVIPQTEVPEPTSIVSLALIGLALSGGLKKRMQAA, from the coding sequence ATGAAACTTCTATCTGCCAAAGTCTTAATTGCAACTACAGCGATCGCCGTATGCGGTATAGTGACCAGCGGACAAAGCGCGATCGCAGGCACCCTGTATCAAGGCTGGAACTATGCTCAAGACTCCTTCAAAGATGGTACAGGCGGTAACGGTGCTTTTGAAATCTACGGGATTGCCGTTCACCAACAAGGCGACCAAATTACAGTCGGGATTAACGCGAATACAGGTGCAGGCGGCTGGTACGACAGAGTGAGCAGTCGGTTGCTAGATGGTCATATTGGTTGGGGCGACCTCATTTTTGACTTCTCTGGCGTTCAGTATGGCTTGCGCTTCGCGACCAAGAGCAACTCTGGCGTTTCCGAACTCGGCTTATACACAGGCATCACCACCAAAGACCTCACCGTAGAAAACGATGGGTGGGAATCGCTCCAAGCTCATAATAATGGAAGTGGCAAACATAACTCCTTGGGCGACTTCAAGTCCAGCGAGATGAGCTACTACACAGACAAGCGCAACGCACCTGTTGTCATGGCTTCGGGCACTAAAGTGGCCAACGACAACTTCCAAGCCCTGGGCAAAGCTGAGTTAGGCGCTTTAGGTCTAGATTTCTCTGGTGCATTCGGCGTTGCCAATAACATTTTAGGTTCTCAAACCTTTGGCTTCACCTTTACGCGGACTGCCGATATGCTCGGTGACTTCGTTGCCTCTCTATTCTTTGAATGCATTAATGACGGGATTGCGATTAAAGGCAACTTAGCTGAAAATCCTGTTATTCCTCAAACTGAAGTTCCCGAACCCACCAGCATTGTGAGTCTAGCTTTGATTGGACTGGCTTTATCGGGTGGTTTGAAAAAGCGGATGCAAGCTGCCTAG
- a CDS encoding glycosyl hydrolase family 28-related protein, with the protein MRSRLFFHRLTRILQSICIAGFVFSLVVGIYYFSLPQSAPVGEVLPSVVAQSRPSAATSNCPQPAGVPSDNPIQTDYSNPTYAWTDSIRWRCVYNIQDFSGATVDAQFQKARDAAAANGGGVVYFPAGTYQFQDDLYLRDGVVIRGETPAMRQAKSEGYAPLTKFVFPEYQPRLSGDGTPNQTAFKKILTTSPNSDRNLGIVNIDVNRAAIYFLADIERAQNRNIVVFGVRSNNVAEPEAGVPDRSFQPGWLRYSDRFSANIKITAYENVLVANNRLNDAITDNYEQPGYRIKPLRGEQIITYDRGDRVPFNYANHYGIVVNRSGKFGWAETPQTQPGLFRQGIAILDNWVYHEMRVAIHAAGQGLLIKDNQIRDRRNKQWWTDPTGLREPRGAVTYENRAIDWSGWDVRVEGNQYEVYRHQVMDTKYWSVDGEGILIQECCGGTSIQGAIVRQNQGNSYIGFYKTPVMDNVTIADNQLRANVTDTPLIYVNADTNNHPSPMSNVIIENNQIDDSILARASAGGTGNRIRNNRGGGGGSIEYSCHVNLSANTGFALKPCLPGK; encoded by the coding sequence ATGCGTTCTAGACTTTTCTTCCATCGATTAACCCGCATCTTGCAATCGATCTGTATTGCAGGTTTCGTTTTTAGCTTGGTGGTGGGAATTTACTACTTTTCTTTACCTCAATCTGCACCTGTGGGCGAGGTTTTGCCGTCTGTTGTGGCTCAAAGCAGACCCTCTGCTGCAACCTCGAATTGTCCTCAGCCCGCAGGCGTCCCCAGCGATAATCCCATTCAGACTGATTACAGTAATCCTACGTATGCTTGGACGGATTCAATTCGCTGGCGTTGCGTTTACAATATTCAAGATTTTTCGGGCGCGACTGTTGACGCCCAATTTCAAAAAGCACGGGATGCAGCCGCAGCCAATGGGGGAGGGGTGGTTTATTTCCCGGCGGGAACCTACCAGTTTCAGGATGACCTTTATCTGCGAGATGGGGTAGTGATTCGCGGCGAAACCCCTGCAATGCGCCAAGCCAAATCTGAGGGATATGCACCCCTGACGAAGTTTGTGTTTCCTGAGTATCAGCCGCGCCTGTCTGGAGACGGCACCCCCAATCAAACCGCATTTAAAAAGATATTAACGACTTCCCCCAACAGCGATCGCAATTTAGGGATTGTCAATATTGATGTCAATCGCGCCGCCATTTACTTTCTGGCCGATATCGAACGCGCTCAGAATCGTAATATTGTAGTGTTTGGCGTTCGTAGCAATAATGTTGCCGAACCCGAAGCAGGCGTTCCCGATCGCAGTTTTCAACCGGGGTGGCTGCGCTATAGCGATCGCTTTAGTGCCAATATCAAAATTACCGCCTACGAAAATGTCCTGGTGGCAAATAATCGACTCAATGATGCGATTACCGATAATTACGAACAACCGGGATATCGGATTAAACCCTTAAGGGGCGAACAAATCATTACCTACGATAGAGGCGATCGCGTTCCCTTTAACTATGCTAATCACTACGGCATTGTCGTCAATCGGAGCGGTAAATTTGGTTGGGCCGAAACCCCCCAAACTCAACCCGGATTATTTCGCCAAGGGATCGCCATCCTCGATAACTGGGTTTACCATGAAATGCGCGTTGCCATTCATGCCGCCGGACAAGGTTTGCTGATTAAAGATAACCAAATTCGCGATCGCCGCAACAAACAATGGTGGACCGATCCAACCGGGTTAAGAGAACCCAGAGGCGCTGTCACCTACGAAAATCGAGCCATTGATTGGTCGGGTTGGGACGTGCGCGTTGAGGGCAATCAATACGAAGTCTACCGCCATCAGGTGATGGATACCAAATATTGGAGCGTTGATGGAGAAGGTATCCTCATTCAAGAATGTTGTGGCGGTACCAGCATTCAAGGGGCAATTGTGCGCCAAAATCAAGGAAACTCCTATATTGGTTTCTATAAAACGCCCGTCATGGACAACGTGACCATCGCAGACAATCAACTGCGTGCCAACGTCACAGACACGCCCCTCATTTACGTGAATGCCGATACTAACAATCACCCCAGCCCGATGAGCAACGTCATCATTGAGAATAATCAGATCGATGACAGCATCTTAGCGCGAGCCTCAGCCGGGGGAACGGGAAACCGAATCCGCAATAATCGCGGGGGCGGCGGCGGTTCGATCGAATATTCTTGTCATGTGAACCTATCAGCCAATACAGGCTTCGCACTCAAACCTTGTTTGCCAGGAAAGTAA
- a CDS encoding glycerol-3-phosphate acyltransferase yields the protein MAIPMEIGILDSWLRVAILLIACPLLGGLPLINWIFYARFRRPLAQQGTGNISVSAAFYQGGNWMGILAVASEAFKGIAAVLLARSLFPGQLAWELVALIALVMGRYLWGKGAGTTNVVWGVAVHDPVVAGLVLAIGGISFTILRERKLGRLGVLVLLPVVIILLYPYQQLRAIAAMGLSLLLAWIYHQIPDDLDLSPAQGKEENKAVFRFFRGDRALLSLDNRLDASQVGEKAATLSHLKRQGYAVPSGWVLPAGDDLEPLIEALQPSGERPLIVRSSAIGEDSLFGSAAGQYKSIANITNSDRLRQAIITCLNAYNLPNAIAYRETRNLPQKGMGVLVQQQIKGVFSGVAFSRDPVNQQSEEVLVEALPGDAERVVSGQFTPEQFRILVTASETRLTSASTGDVPPHLIEEVAQLARQLEERDRGVPQDVEWTYDGQQIWILQARPIVTALPIWTRKIAAEVIPGTIRPLTWSINRPLTCGVWGDIFRIVLGDRVSNLNFNQTATLHFSRAYFNASLLGEIFLKMGLPPESLEFLTRGAKFTKPPLLSTLRQIPGLLRLLREEWLLEQNFEQDDRQMFGPLLFQLQLQTDRPLDTDSPNNPYNALASDRATLNPRQLLDRIEVVLDVLKRATYYSILTPLSLAVRQAALKVKDKDLDTTQLPEIEALLRLSEIATAARHLLPELDTLTPQTIFGALSEVPDGQTVVEQFDQFLETYGYLSEVATDIAIPRWKEDPRPVRSQFVLLIANLQQPQIHRYSAQRIKVQLVQSRLNLKGKVAQVYNRLLAELRWSFIAIEQQWIESRKLETSGDIFFLNFGEIRRLISDSDPELSHNLLALIAQRKAQFKKETKLPNVPPVVYGNAPSIHLFSTTPTVNPQTLQGIGASAGQVEGNVQIVLNLQTLPEITQQTILVVPYTDAGWSPLLARAGGLIAEVGGRLSHGAIVAREYGIPAVMDIHDATRLLKTGQRVRIDGLQGIVEILD from the coding sequence ATGGCAATACCGATGGAAATTGGGATATTAGACAGTTGGCTGCGAGTTGCCATCCTGCTGATCGCGTGTCCCTTACTCGGTGGGTTGCCCCTGATTAACTGGATTTTCTATGCTCGATTTAGACGCCCGCTAGCGCAACAGGGAACGGGCAATATTTCAGTGTCTGCCGCCTTTTATCAGGGCGGAAACTGGATGGGGATACTCGCCGTTGCCTCCGAAGCTTTTAAGGGAATTGCCGCCGTTTTGCTGGCGCGATCGCTCTTTCCGGGACAATTAGCTTGGGAACTGGTTGCTTTAATCGCCCTGGTGATGGGTCGATATCTGTGGGGAAAAGGGGCAGGAACCACTAACGTAGTTTGGGGTGTCGCCGTTCACGATCCAGTGGTTGCCGGATTAGTTTTGGCGATTGGGGGAATTAGCTTTACAATTTTGCGGGAACGCAAACTTGGACGCCTTGGCGTTTTAGTCTTGTTACCCGTCGTCATTATTTTGCTTTACCCCTATCAACAACTGCGGGCGATCGCCGCAATGGGGTTAAGCCTGCTTTTAGCCTGGATTTATCACCAGATTCCCGACGATCTAGACCTCTCGCCTGCACAAGGTAAGGAAGAAAACAAAGCTGTGTTTCGTTTTTTTAGAGGAGATCGCGCCTTGCTCTCCCTGGATAACCGCTTGGACGCCTCTCAGGTAGGCGAAAAAGCCGCTACCCTCTCGCACCTCAAGCGCCAGGGTTATGCCGTGCCGTCGGGATGGGTACTGCCCGCCGGTGACGATTTAGAACCATTAATTGAAGCCTTACAACCCTCTGGGGAACGCCCTTTAATTGTGCGTTCGTCTGCCATTGGCGAAGATAGTTTATTTGGATCGGCGGCCGGGCAATATAAAAGCATCGCCAATATTACGAATAGCGATCGCCTCAGACAGGCGATTATCACCTGCTTAAATGCCTACAACTTGCCCAACGCGATCGCCTATCGGGAAACGCGCAACCTCCCCCAAAAAGGCATGGGCGTTCTAGTCCAACAGCAAATTAAAGGCGTCTTTTCTGGCGTTGCCTTTAGTCGCGATCCGGTGAATCAACAAAGCGAAGAAGTTTTAGTCGAAGCCTTACCCGGAGATGCAGAACGCGTCGTTTCTGGGCAATTCACCCCAGAACAGTTTCGCATCCTCGTCACCGCCAGCGAAACCCGCCTCACCTCCGCCTCAACTGGGGATGTCCCCCCTCACCTGATTGAAGAAGTTGCCCAGTTAGCGCGCCAACTTGAAGAACGCGATCGCGGCGTGCCCCAGGACGTGGAATGGACCTATGATGGTCAACAAATCTGGATTTTACAAGCCCGTCCAATCGTCACCGCTTTACCCATCTGGACGCGCAAAATTGCCGCTGAAGTCATCCCCGGTACCATTCGCCCCCTCACTTGGTCGATCAACCGTCCCCTCACCTGCGGCGTCTGGGGCGATATTTTTAGAATCGTTTTAGGCGATCGCGTTAGCAATCTTAACTTCAATCAAACCGCTACTTTGCACTTCTCCCGCGCCTACTTTAACGCCTCGCTGTTAGGCGAAATTTTTCTGAAAATGGGCTTACCCCCAGAAAGCCTAGAATTTCTGACGCGGGGAGCAAAATTTACCAAACCGCCCCTCCTCAGCACCTTGCGGCAAATTCCCGGCTTGTTGCGCCTCTTGCGAGAAGAATGGTTGCTCGAACAAAACTTTGAACAAGACGATCGGCAAATGTTTGGCCCGCTGCTGTTTCAGTTGCAGCTCCAAACCGACCGCCCCCTAGATACAGACTCTCCCAATAACCCTTACAATGCCCTTGCGAGCGATCGCGCTACCCTGAACCCCCGACAACTCCTAGACCGCATTGAAGTGGTTCTAGACGTTCTCAAACGGGCAACCTACTACAGCATTTTAACCCCCCTGAGCCTAGCGGTTCGGCAAGCCGCCCTGAAGGTTAAAGATAAAGACCTCGATACCACCCAACTTCCCGAAATCGAAGCCTTGTTACGCCTTAGCGAAATTGCCACCGCCGCCCGTCACCTGTTACCCGAACTCGATACCCTCACCCCGCAAACCATCTTTGGGGCCTTATCTGAAGTTCCCGACGGGCAAACCGTGGTTGAACAATTTGACCAGTTTTTAGAAACCTACGGCTATCTCAGCGAAGTGGCTACCGATATCGCCATTCCTCGGTGGAAAGAAGATCCGCGCCCAGTGCGATCGCAATTTGTCCTCTTAATCGCCAATCTCCAGCAACCCCAAATTCACCGTTACTCCGCCCAACGCATCAAAGTTCAACTCGTCCAGAGTCGCCTCAACCTGAAAGGTAAAGTTGCTCAAGTCTACAACCGCTTGCTAGCCGAACTGCGTTGGAGTTTTATCGCCATAGAACAACAGTGGATCGAGAGTCGCAAACTCGAAACCTCCGGCGATATTTTCTTTCTCAACTTCGGTGAAATTCGCCGCCTAATTAGCGACTCCGATCCCGAACTCAGCCATAACCTCTTAGCACTCATTGCCCAACGCAAAGCCCAGTTTAAAAAAGAAACCAAACTCCCCAACGTTCCGCCCGTCGTTTATGGCAATGCGCCCTCTATTCATTTATTTTCCACCACCCCCACCGTTAATCCTCAGACCTTACAGGGAATTGGGGCCAGCGCGGGACAAGTCGAAGGCAACGTCCAAATTGTCTTGAACTTGCAAACCCTGCCGGAAATTACCCAACAAACGATTTTAGTTGTCCCTTACACCGATGCTGGCTGGTCGCCCTTACTCGCCCGTGCAGGAGGCTTAATTGCCGAAGTTGGGGGGAGACTTTCGCATGGCGCGATCGTTGCTAGAGAGTACGGCATCCCCGCCGTTATGGATATTCACGATGCAACTCGCCTCCTCAAAACCGGACAGCGCGTGCGGATTGACGGCTTGCAAGGCATTGTCGAAATCTTAGATTGA
- a CDS encoding DUF3747 domain-containing protein — MKTSLPIRLAALATAAVSTFSLVPAADAYTFGQQEVDQNKFVAVAAPIGQGDAHQLLVLEQQSTARACWNEQTGTPTRIDPLLANFDFTGICGRSTDSNGYSIRVAGQDLGVQYSLRTVHRNNDILLVGSPMNRNNPELIIGRTKGITRDFAKIELNNGWRFAKRTYNGQPLGHVYITSDLDLAALANPGTGGNTGGNTGGNTGGNTGGNTGGNTGTTPVFRDIANDIYAKEINAAVNMGFVAGFAEDSTFRPANALTREQVVSMVIEALQRMPNANLNVPTSVPGRPYPDVEAGRWSAAKIQWAKDNNIISGYTDGRFRPQQEVTRAELMAIQRRAAEFGKSMRGLNPQVTPKQPTVQFSDIQNHWAASLITQMSGYCAVASPLNEAGTRFAPNESARRNYAAASTLRMLTCVNAETNATASNPQ; from the coding sequence ATGAAAACTTCCCTACCTATTCGCCTAGCTGCTCTTGCCACTGCTGCGGTATCTACTTTCAGTTTAGTCCCGGCTGCTGATGCTTATACTTTTGGTCAACAAGAAGTCGATCAAAATAAATTTGTAGCAGTTGCCGCCCCCATTGGACAAGGGGATGCTCACCAATTATTAGTTCTAGAACAACAATCTACCGCACGGGCTTGTTGGAACGAACAAACCGGGACGCCGACTCGCATCGATCCCTTACTCGCTAATTTTGACTTTACAGGAATTTGCGGTCGCAGCACTGATAGTAATGGCTATTCAATTCGCGTTGCAGGTCAAGATTTAGGCGTACAATATAGTCTGCGAACCGTGCATCGCAATAATGATATTTTATTAGTGGGTTCGCCGATGAACCGCAATAATCCCGAACTAATTATTGGTCGCACAAAAGGCATTACTCGCGATTTTGCTAAAATTGAACTCAACAACGGTTGGCGCTTTGCCAAACGGACTTATAACGGTCAACCTCTCGGTCACGTTTACATTACCAGCGATTTAGACTTAGCGGCTTTAGCTAATCCTGGCACTGGCGGTAACACGGGTGGCAATACGGGCGGTAATACGGGGGGCAACACAGGGGGCAACACGGGCGGTAATACCGGAACCACCCCAGTTTTCCGAGATATCGCCAATGATATCTATGCTAAGGAAATCAATGCAGCCGTCAATATGGGATTTGTGGCAGGTTTTGCTGAAGATAGCACCTTCCGCCCAGCCAATGCCTTAACTCGCGAACAAGTGGTTTCAATGGTGATTGAAGCGCTGCAACGGATGCCCAATGCTAACCTTAATGTTCCCACTTCCGTTCCCGGTCGTCCTTATCCCGATGTGGAAGCAGGTCGTTGGAGTGCTGCTAAGATTCAATGGGCGAAGGACAATAACATTATTAGCGGTTACACCGATGGCCGGTTCCGCCCGCAACAAGAAGTGACTCGTGCAGAGTTGATGGCAATTCAACGTCGGGCTGCTGAATTTGGTAAGTCTATGCGCGGTTTGAATCCTCAAGTCACGCCGAAGCAACCCACCGTCCAATTCTCGGATATTCAAAATCACTGGGCAGCCTCGTTAATTACCCAAATGTCTGGTTATTGTGCAGTTGCGTCTCCGCTGAACGAAGCTGGCACTCGCTTTGCACCGAATGAGTCTGCACGTCGCAACTATGCAGCAGCTTCAACGCTGAGAATGCTAACTTGCGTAAATGCTGAAACCAACGCAACCGCTAGCAATCCTCAATAG
- a CDS encoding N-acetylmuramoyl-L-alanine amidase → MFQKLCSLAVVGAIAMTAPAWAQQPLFVAYPPNNHQTTAPQIFLIGTAAPEGEVFVNGQPIPRSPAGHFAPSFPLQLGENVFTLRHQNQELQIRVTRNSDLPPAPVGVAFAENSLQPSVDVARMPGDRVCFSAIAPPRATVSVQLANQTIPLSPQPLVTLPPNSAVLTGENQPTPVEANRYQGCTLTPNTATPLNLGQPQFRLSLNGQTITQTAPGSIQVLSPTPFEIAEVTAASGTARTGPGTDYSRLTPLPPGTQAAITGREGDWLRLDYGAWIRSNETRIINSAIPPRSLIRSVRAQQVPGWTEIRFPLQTPVPVSIDQGDRHLTLNLYNTTAQTDVIRLDDDPIIARLDWQQVSPDRIQYRFNLKSAQQWGYKVRYEGTTLVLSLRHPPTLSRNRRQPLSGMTILIDPGHGSDEDLGARGPTGYPEKDVTLIVSKLLRDRLIERGAQVVMTREGDDDLYPQDRVDVIEQTEPHLALSVHYNALPDQGDALNTAGVGMFWYHPQAHSLSVFLHNYLVNRLRRPSYGVFWNNLALTRPTVAPSVLLELGFMINPVEFEWIVNPQEQQRLATALADAVVEWVRTTQP, encoded by the coding sequence ATGTTTCAAAAACTTTGCTCGCTGGCGGTAGTGGGAGCGATCGCAATGACAGCTCCAGCATGGGCCCAACAACCTTTATTTGTAGCGTATCCTCCTAATAACCACCAAACAACGGCCCCGCAAATCTTTTTAATTGGCACAGCAGCGCCAGAAGGAGAGGTTTTCGTTAATGGTCAGCCCATTCCGCGCAGTCCGGCGGGCCACTTTGCGCCGAGTTTTCCCTTGCAACTGGGGGAAAATGTATTTACCTTGCGCCACCAAAATCAAGAACTGCAAATTCGGGTAACGCGCAATTCCGATTTACCTCCGGCTCCGGTGGGGGTGGCATTTGCGGAAAATTCTTTGCAACCGTCGGTGGATGTAGCGCGAATGCCTGGGGATAGAGTTTGTTTTAGCGCGATCGCACCTCCACGCGCCACCGTTTCCGTCCAACTCGCCAACCAAACCATTCCCCTCTCTCCTCAACCTCTCGTTACCCTCCCCCCCAACTCAGCCGTTCTCACGGGTGAAAATCAACCCACCCCCGTAGAGGCCAATCGCTACCAAGGTTGCACCCTCACCCCCAATACTGCAACCCCGCTCAATTTAGGTCAACCCCAATTTCGCCTTTCCCTGAACGGTCAAACCATTACCCAAACCGCACCGGGAAGCATTCAGGTTTTGAGTCCCACTCCATTTGAAATTGCTGAAGTCACCGCCGCCTCTGGAACGGCGCGGACTGGCCCTGGAACGGACTATTCTCGTTTAACCCCTTTACCCCCCGGCACCCAAGCCGCCATTACTGGACGCGAAGGAGACTGGCTGAGACTCGATTATGGGGCCTGGATTCGCAGCAACGAAACCCGGATTATTAATAGTGCAATTCCTCCCCGTTCTTTGATTCGTAGCGTTCGCGCTCAACAAGTCCCAGGCTGGACGGAGATTCGCTTCCCCTTACAGACTCCGGTTCCGGTGAGTATCGATCAAGGGGACAGACATTTAACGCTGAATCTTTATAACACGACAGCGCAAACAGATGTGATTCGCTTAGATGACGATCCGATTATTGCTCGTTTAGATTGGCAGCAGGTTTCACCCGATCGCATTCAATACCGTTTCAATCTCAAGTCAGCGCAACAATGGGGTTATAAGGTGAGGTATGAGGGAACCACGTTAGTCTTATCTTTGCGCCATCCCCCAACCTTGAGCAGAAATCGCCGCCAACCCTTATCGGGGATGACGATTTTAATCGATCCGGGACATGGTAGCGACGAAGATTTAGGCGCGCGCGGGCCAACAGGTTATCCCGAAAAGGATGTAACGTTAATTGTCTCAAAACTTTTGCGCGATCGCCTCATCGAACGCGGCGCGCAAGTGGTGATGACGCGGGAAGGCGACGATGACCTTTATCCCCAGGATCGGGTAGATGTCATTGAACAAACAGAACCCCATCTCGCATTAAGCGTTCATTACAACGCCCTTCCCGACCAAGGCGACGCCCTGAATACAGCCGGGGTGGGTATGTTTTGGTACCATCCCCAGGCGCACAGCCTATCTGTATTTTTGCATAACTATTTGGTCAATCGGCTGCGGCGGCCTTCCTATGGCGTTTTTTGGAATAACCTAGCGCTAACCCGTCCCACAGTTGCGCCTTCAGTCCTGCTGGAGTTGGGTTTTATGATTAATCCGGTTGAGTTTGAATGGATTGTTAACCCCCAAGAACAGCAACGGCTAGCAACAGCATTAGCAGACGCTGTTGTGGAGTGGGTGAGAACGACGCAACCCTAG
- the coaD gene encoding pantetheine-phosphate adenylyltransferase: protein MLAIYPGSFDPITLGHLDIIQRSCRLFEQVIVVVMRNPSKSPLFTVSERVQQIRTSTRHLPNLQVDSYDGLTVEYARSRQAQVLLRGLRVLSDFEKELQMAHTNKTLSEEIETVFLATSNEYSFLSSSLVKEIAKFGGSVDHLVPKHVAEEIYRCYAKTPPATTQNPTDRTIPLKSPSQESQNAIRLESEISMFKENSNDSRR from the coding sequence GTGCTTGCAATTTATCCTGGTAGCTTCGATCCGATTACCTTGGGGCATCTCGATATTATTCAACGCTCGTGTCGCCTGTTTGAGCAGGTGATTGTTGTGGTGATGCGAAACCCCAGTAAGTCGCCTTTGTTTACGGTTTCCGAACGCGTCCAGCAAATTCGCACTTCCACTCGACATCTGCCCAATTTGCAAGTAGACAGCTATGATGGTTTGACGGTGGAGTATGCGCGATCGCGGCAAGCTCAAGTATTGCTCCGAGGTTTGCGAGTCTTATCCGACTTTGAAAAAGAGCTACAAATGGCTCATACCAACAAAACCCTCTCCGAGGAAATTGAGACGGTTTTCTTGGCAACCTCCAACGAGTACAGCTTTTTGAGCAGTAGCCTAGTCAAGGAGATTGCCAAGTTTGGTGGTTCCGTCGATCATCTTGTTCCCAAACATGTTGCTGAAGAAATCTACCGATGTTACGCCAAGACCCCTCCCGCAACGACCCAGAATCCGACGGACAGAACGATCCCGCTGAAGTCTCCCTCACAGGAGTCTCAGAACGCGATCCGGCTAGAGTCGGAGATTTCGATGTTCAAGGAGAACTCGAACGACTCAAGGAGATGA